In a single window of the Streptomyces sp. NBC_00353 genome:
- a CDS encoding rodlin: MKKMMAGAAVAVSLVGLSAAAAPSAMAIGNDQGTTSVNGNGTQQQFGNSVTQGDGSPQLQLVQGSLNKACVGLPAKADVGSVVGLVPVAVQDVNVLSSPQNQQCTENSTQAKGDEALSHILDDVPVLSGNGANNS, translated from the coding sequence ATGAAGAAGATGATGGCCGGCGCGGCAGTGGCCGTATCCCTGGTCGGTCTTTCGGCTGCCGCGGCTCCCTCGGCCATGGCGATCGGCAATGACCAGGGCACCACGTCGGTCAACGGGAACGGGACGCAGCAGCAGTTCGGCAACAGCGTGACCCAGGGCGACGGCAGCCCGCAGCTGCAGCTCGTCCAGGGCTCGCTGAACAAGGCGTGCGTCGGCCTGCCGGCCAAGGCCGACGTCGGCTCGGTCGTGGGCCTGGTGCCCGTCGCGGTCCAGGACGTCAACGTCCTGTCCTCGCCGCAGAACCAGCAGTGCACGGAGAACTCCACCCAGGCCAAGGGTGACGAGGCTCTGTCGCACATCCTGGACGACGTCCCGGTCCTGTCGGGCAACGGCGCCAACAACAGCTGA
- a CDS encoding rodlin, translating to MIKKIMASAAAAAAIVGVSAAIAPQAMAIGNDTGTTSYNGNGNAQSFGNSATQGDWSPQFALVQGSLNKPCVGLPAKADVGSLVGVVPVAVQDVNVLSSPQNQQCTENSTQAKGDEALSHILDDIPVLSGNGTGNN from the coding sequence ATGATCAAGAAGATTATGGCCTCGGCAGCTGCGGCTGCTGCGATCGTCGGCGTCTCCGCCGCGATCGCCCCGCAGGCCATGGCCATCGGCAACGACACCGGTACGACGTCGTACAACGGCAACGGCAACGCGCAGTCGTTCGGCAACTCGGCCACCCAGGGTGACTGGAGCCCGCAGTTCGCACTGGTCCAGGGCTCGCTCAACAAGCCCTGCGTCGGCCTGCCGGCCAAGGCCGACGTCGGTTCGCTCGTCGGTGTGGTCCCGGTCGCGGTCCAGGACGTCAACGTCCTGTCCTCGCCGCAGAACCAGCAGTGCACGGAGAACTCCACCCAGGCCAAGGGTGACGAGGCTCTGTCGCACATCCTGGACGACATCCCGGTCCTGTCCGGCAACGGCACCGGCAACAACTAG
- a CDS encoding chaplin — MKYTKVAAIAAGTLMAIGAATPAFADSGAEGAANNSPGVLSGNVVQVPIHVPVNVCGNTLNVIGLLNPAFGNACSNG, encoded by the coding sequence GTGAAGTACACCAAGGTTGCCGCCATCGCCGCCGGAACCCTGATGGCGATCGGTGCCGCAACTCCCGCCTTCGCCGACTCCGGTGCCGAGGGCGCGGCCAACAACTCCCCGGGTGTCCTTTCCGGCAACGTCGTTCAGGTTCCGATTCACGTCCCGGTCAACGTCTGTGGCAACACGCTGAACGTGATCGGCCTGCTCAACCCCGCGTTCGGAAACGCCTGCTCCAACGGCTGA
- a CDS encoding rodlin: protein MIKKVLATGAVAASIVGISATLAPQAMAIGNDTGTTSVNGNGSSQSFGNSETRGDWSPQFGLVQGSLNKPCVGLPAKANAGSLVGVVPVAVQDVNVLSSPQNQQCTENSTQAKGDEPLSHILDGIPVLSGNGTGNS from the coding sequence GTGATCAAGAAGGTCCTGGCTACGGGTGCCGTCGCAGCCTCCATCGTCGGCATCTCGGCGACGCTTGCTCCGCAGGCGATGGCCATCGGCAACGACACCGGTACCACCTCGGTCAACGGCAACGGCTCTTCGCAGTCGTTCGGCAACTCCGAGACCCGTGGTGACTGGAGCCCGCAGTTCGGCCTGGTCCAGGGCAGCCTGAACAAACCCTGCGTCGGCCTGCCGGCCAAGGCGAACGCCGGTTCGCTCGTCGGTGTGGTCCCGGTCGCGGTCCAGGACGTCAACGTCCTGTCCTCGCCGCAGAACCAGCAGTGCACGGAGAACTCCACCCAGGCCAAGGGTGACGAGCCGCTGTCGCACATCCTGGACGGCATTCCGGTGCTCTCGGGCAACGGCACCGGCAACAGCTGA
- a CDS encoding chaplin, whose product MLVMAAASGILTAAGGYAQADASADGSAAGSPGVGSGNAVQVPVHVPVNVCGNTANVVGLLNPAFGNTCENASDRSDDGGAQGASAVGGTSNSPGVLSGNLVQVPVDVPVNACGNTVDVVGALNPAAGNHCSNGSRPSTGEPPVVEPPVVEPPVVEPPVVEPPVVEPPVVEPPVVEPPVVEPPVVEPPVVEPPVVEPPVVEPPVVEPPTVIPAGVNTPGSQLARTGAADLGVAAGGSAALLLGGTLLMRRARASRN is encoded by the coding sequence ATGCTCGTCATGGCGGCGGCGTCAGGCATCCTGACCGCGGCAGGCGGATATGCACAGGCGGATGCTTCGGCCGACGGCTCCGCTGCCGGCTCGCCGGGCGTCGGCTCGGGCAATGCCGTACAGGTGCCGGTCCACGTTCCCGTCAATGTCTGCGGCAACACCGCCAATGTGGTCGGTCTGCTGAACCCGGCATTCGGTAACACGTGCGAGAACGCGAGCGACCGCTCGGACGACGGCGGGGCCCAGGGCGCGAGTGCCGTCGGTGGCACCAGCAACTCCCCCGGTGTGCTGTCGGGCAACCTGGTCCAGGTTCCGGTCGACGTCCCGGTCAACGCTTGCGGCAACACTGTCGATGTCGTCGGCGCACTGAACCCCGCGGCGGGCAACCATTGCTCCAACGGGAGCCGGCCGTCGACGGGCGAACCGCCCGTCGTCGAACCGCCCGTCGTGGAGCCCCCGGTCGTCGAGCCCCCCGTCGTGGAGCCCCCGGTCGTGGAGCCCCCCGTCGTCGAACCGCCCGTCGTGGAGCCCCCGGTCGTGGAGCCCCCCGTCGTCGAACCGCCCGTCGTGGAGCCCCCGGTCGTGGAGCCCCCCGTCGTCGAACCGCCCGTCGTCGAGCCCCCCACCGTGATCCCTGCCGGCGTGAACACCCCCGGCTCTCAGCTGGCCCGCACCGGCGCAGCAGACCTCGGGGTGGCGGCCGGTGGCAGTGCTGCTCTTCTGCTCGGCGGCACGTTGCTGATGCGCCGCGCCCGCGCTTCGCGGAACTGA
- a CDS encoding MaoC family dehydratase, translating to MPLTVHGIPEILTLSGRDLGHSGWKEITQELIDAYAYVSGDHQWIHTDTERAAMGPYGRTIAHGYMVLSWGIPMFGELPQVQGVGRALNYGVNKVRYPAPVPVGSRVRLHASVVGVKEVARGGVQMTRAFTFELEGSEKPACVAESLTHFYP from the coding sequence ATGCCGCTGACCGTGCACGGCATCCCGGAGATCCTCACCCTGAGCGGGCGCGACCTGGGCCACTCCGGCTGGAAGGAGATCACCCAGGAACTCATCGACGCGTACGCGTACGTCTCCGGGGACCACCAGTGGATCCACACCGACACCGAACGCGCCGCGATGGGCCCGTACGGACGCACCATCGCCCATGGGTACATGGTCCTCAGCTGGGGGATCCCGATGTTCGGTGAACTGCCTCAGGTGCAAGGCGTGGGACGGGCACTCAACTACGGGGTCAACAAGGTCCGTTATCCCGCGCCGGTACCGGTCGGCAGCCGCGTGCGGCTGCATGCGTCGGTCGTCGGTGTGAAGGAGGTCGCGCGGGGCGGCGTACAGATGACCCGCGCCTTCACCTTCGAACTCGAAGGGTCCGAGAAACCGGCCTGCGTGGCCGAGTCGCTCACGCACTTCTACCCGTAG
- a CDS encoding IS110 family transposase produces the protein MLLIGDDWAEDHHDVEVQDETGHKLAAANLPEGVAGIAKLHELIARHGGADLDPAEVVVGIETDRGSWVQALIASGYQVFAINPRQVNRFKERYASSGAKSDKGDAHALADMVRIDRDQLRPVAGDSEQAQAVKVVARAHQSLIWERTRTFQRLRCTLREYFPAALAAYADLTLTSTDALELLIKAPAPAAGAKLTRTQITAVLTRHRRRNRDAKAATIQAALREPQLGLPEPVTAAYAATATAHARLIIALNEQIAAMEEQVKTHFLAHPDAEIYLSMPGIGEITGARVLAEFGDDPTRYANAKARKNYAGTSPITRASGKSHSVQARYVRNNRLADALQSQAFAALRSPGARRYYDKQRAREVGYNPALRQLGNRLVGILHGCLKTRTHYDEATAWSHHAYTSAA, from the coding sequence TTGCTGCTGATCGGTGATGACTGGGCCGAGGACCACCACGATGTCGAGGTCCAGGACGAGACCGGCCACAAACTGGCCGCCGCGAACCTGCCCGAAGGGGTGGCAGGCATCGCGAAGCTGCACGAACTGATCGCCCGCCACGGCGGCGCGGACCTGGACCCAGCCGAGGTCGTGGTCGGCATCGAGACCGACCGCGGCTCGTGGGTGCAGGCCCTGATCGCCTCCGGCTACCAGGTGTTCGCGATCAACCCCCGCCAGGTCAACCGCTTCAAGGAACGCTATGCCTCCTCCGGCGCCAAGAGCGACAAGGGCGACGCGCACGCGCTGGCGGACATGGTCCGCATCGACCGGGACCAGCTTCGACCGGTGGCCGGGGACAGCGAGCAGGCCCAGGCCGTCAAGGTCGTCGCCCGTGCTCACCAGAGCCTGATCTGGGAACGCACCCGCACCTTCCAGCGGCTGCGTTGCACTCTGCGCGAGTACTTCCCAGCCGCTTTGGCCGCATACGCGGACCTGACACTGACCAGCACGGACGCGCTGGAACTGCTGATCAAGGCACCTGCCCCGGCAGCCGGGGCAAAGCTGACCCGCACCCAGATCACCGCCGTCCTGACGCGCCACCGCCGCCGCAACCGGGACGCGAAAGCGGCCACCATCCAGGCCGCGCTGCGTGAGCCGCAACTTGGTCTGCCCGAACCGGTCACCGCCGCCTACGCGGCCACCGCCACCGCCCACGCCCGCTTGATCATCGCGCTGAACGAGCAGATCGCCGCGATGGAAGAGCAGGTGAAGACCCATTTTCTGGCGCACCCGGACGCTGAGATCTACCTCTCGATGCCTGGCATCGGGGAGATCACCGGCGCCCGGGTGCTTGCCGAGTTCGGAGACGATCCCACCCGATACGCCAACGCGAAAGCCCGCAAGAACTATGCCGGCACCAGCCCCATCACCCGAGCCTCCGGCAAGAGCCACAGCGTCCAGGCCCGCTACGTCCGCAACAACCGCCTCGCCGACGCCCTGCAATCCCAGGCGTTCGCTGCCCTGCGATCACCGGGCGCCCGCCGCTACTACGACAAGCAACGCGCCCGCGAGGTCGGCTACAACCCCGCCCTCCGCCAGCTCGGCAACCGGCTCGTCGGCATCCTCCACGGCTGCCTCAAAACCCGTACCCACTACGACGAAGCCACCGCCTGGTCACACCATGCCTACACCTCTGCCGCTTGA
- a CDS encoding MFS transporter → MSASTATPRERTRAANRAGFGAFIGSTIEWFDFYIYGTAAALVFDKVFFPELDGAIGTLVAFATFWVGFLARPIGGVIFGHYGDRLGRKKTLVITLLMMGISTTAIGLLPGYASIGIAAPILLVAIRMVQGIGLGGEWGGSVLIASEHAPKGKSVLYGAFAQQGSPVGNTLSTLSFLAISQLPDEAFVSWGWRLPFLFSAALVIVGLFVRLKVAESPAMANLIQKKEVVKVPLTEVLRTQPMLIVLGIGACTIGLSATYFKSTFALSWATSSLDFDRSSFLTIILVANITQIVFQPFGALIATRMKSWSRAVTVMLLPELILMPLMFILISTENYGLAMVGVAVATIPHCLYYAALAGMLASRFPAHLRYTGISLCYQLCGTLLGGTTPIIGQFLLNRTGSITAVIAYAVLQVVLTLGCMLLLLKRPNHDEQAAEPLAAPRTAPVTA, encoded by the coding sequence ATGAGTGCGTCCACCGCTACCCCACGAGAGCGCACCAGAGCCGCCAACCGCGCCGGATTCGGAGCCTTCATCGGTTCGACCATCGAATGGTTCGACTTCTACATCTACGGCACCGCGGCGGCGCTGGTCTTCGACAAGGTGTTCTTCCCCGAACTCGACGGCGCCATAGGCACCCTGGTCGCCTTCGCGACCTTCTGGGTCGGCTTCCTCGCCCGCCCCATCGGCGGCGTCATCTTCGGCCACTACGGCGACCGCCTCGGCCGCAAGAAGACGCTCGTCATCACCTTGCTGATGATGGGCATCTCGACCACCGCGATCGGTCTGCTGCCGGGCTACGCCTCCATCGGCATCGCCGCCCCGATCCTGCTGGTCGCCATCCGCATGGTGCAGGGCATCGGCCTCGGCGGCGAGTGGGGCGGCTCGGTCCTGATCGCCTCCGAGCATGCCCCGAAGGGCAAGTCGGTGCTGTACGGGGCGTTCGCCCAGCAGGGCTCGCCCGTCGGCAACACCCTCTCCACGCTGAGCTTCCTGGCGATCAGCCAGCTGCCCGACGAGGCGTTCGTCTCCTGGGGCTGGCGCCTGCCGTTCCTCTTCTCCGCCGCCCTCGTCATCGTCGGGCTGTTCGTCCGGCTGAAGGTCGCCGAGTCCCCGGCGATGGCGAACCTCATCCAGAAGAAGGAGGTCGTCAAGGTTCCGCTGACCGAAGTCCTGCGCACCCAGCCCATGCTGATCGTCCTCGGCATCGGCGCCTGCACCATCGGCCTGTCGGCGACGTACTTCAAGTCGACGTTCGCCCTGTCCTGGGCCACCTCGTCGCTCGACTTCGACCGCAGCTCCTTCCTGACGATCATCCTGGTCGCCAACATCACGCAGATCGTCTTCCAGCCGTTCGGCGCACTCATCGCCACCCGGATGAAGAGCTGGTCCCGGGCGGTGACGGTGATGCTGCTGCCTGAACTGATCCTGATGCCTCTGATGTTCATCCTGATCAGCACCGAGAACTACGGTCTGGCGATGGTCGGCGTCGCCGTCGCGACCATCCCGCACTGCCTCTACTACGCGGCTCTCGCCGGCATGCTCGCCAGCCGCTTCCCGGCCCATCTGCGGTACACCGGCATCTCGCTCTGCTACCAGCTCTGCGGCACGCTCCTCGGCGGAACGACCCCGATCATCGGCCAGTTCCTGCTGAACCGCACCGGCTCGATCACCGCCGTCATCGCCTACGCCGTCCTCCAGGTGGTGCTGACCCTGGGCTGCATGCTGCTCCTCCTCAAGCGCCCCAACCACGACGAACAGGCCGCGGAGCCGCTTGCCGCACCGCGCACCGCCCCCGTCACCGCCTAA
- a CDS encoding acetyl-CoA C-acetyltransferase — MPDQQPDIVICEPLRTPIGRFGGAFAQQTPAALAAGVIAEIVARTGIDPAKVDEVILGHAYPSSDAPAIGRVAALDAGLPESVTGAQIDRRCGSGLQAVLDAAMQIRAGFSDIVIAGGVDVMSAAPYYTHDGRWGIKGPGLQLHDSLARGRVTAGGVNHPVPGGMIETAENLRREYAISRADQDALALRSQQRAARAAAEGRYDAETVPVTVRTRKGETTVTADEHPRPDTTAEQLAALRPIMLKSDPDATVTAGNASGQNDAAAACLVTSAATAERLGLTPLVRLVSFARAGVPAATMGIGPVPATRAALARAGLGLADLDLIELNEAFAAQVLACTRELGLGDTDHEQRINVNGSGVSLGHPVGATGARILATLTREMHRREARYGLETMCIGGGQGLAAIFERIAA; from the coding sequence GTGCCCGACCAGCAGCCCGACATCGTCATCTGTGAACCGCTGCGCACCCCCATCGGCCGCTTCGGCGGGGCCTTCGCCCAGCAGACACCGGCCGCGCTCGCCGCAGGTGTGATCGCCGAGATCGTCGCCCGCACCGGCATCGACCCGGCGAAGGTCGACGAAGTGATCCTCGGCCACGCCTACCCGTCCTCCGACGCCCCCGCCATCGGCCGGGTCGCCGCCCTCGACGCCGGACTCCCGGAGTCCGTGACCGGCGCCCAGATCGACCGCCGCTGCGGCTCCGGCCTGCAGGCCGTACTCGACGCGGCGATGCAGATCCGGGCGGGCTTCAGCGACATCGTGATCGCGGGCGGCGTCGACGTGATGAGCGCCGCCCCCTACTACACGCACGACGGCCGCTGGGGCATCAAGGGTCCCGGCCTCCAGCTGCACGACTCCCTGGCCCGCGGCCGGGTCACGGCGGGCGGCGTCAACCATCCGGTCCCCGGCGGCATGATCGAGACCGCGGAGAACCTGCGGCGGGAGTACGCCATCAGCCGCGCCGACCAGGACGCGCTCGCCCTGCGCTCGCAGCAGCGCGCCGCCCGGGCCGCGGCCGAGGGACGCTACGACGCGGAGACCGTCCCCGTCACCGTACGCACCCGCAAGGGCGAGACGACCGTCACCGCCGACGAGCACCCGCGCCCCGACACCACCGCCGAACAACTCGCCGCGCTGCGCCCGATCATGCTGAAGTCCGACCCGGACGCCACCGTCACCGCGGGCAACGCCAGCGGGCAGAACGACGCGGCCGCCGCCTGCCTGGTGACGAGCGCGGCGACAGCCGAACGCCTCGGCCTGACTCCGCTGGTGCGTCTGGTCTCCTTCGCCCGCGCCGGAGTCCCGGCCGCGACGATGGGGATCGGCCCGGTCCCGGCGACCCGTGCGGCACTCGCCCGCGCCGGACTCGGCCTCGCCGACCTCGACCTGATCGAGCTCAACGAGGCGTTCGCCGCCCAGGTCCTGGCCTGCACCCGCGAACTGGGCCTCGGCGACACCGACCACGAGCAGCGGATCAACGTCAACGGTTCCGGGGTCTCCCTCGGCCACCCGGTCGGCGCCACCGGCGCCCGCATCCTGGCCACGCTGACCCGGGAGATGCACCGGCGCGAGGCGCGCTACGGCCTGGAGACCATGTGCATCGGCGGCGGCCAGGGCCTCGCCGCGATCTTCGAGCGCATCGCGGCCTGA
- a CDS encoding LysR family transcriptional regulator: MELRHLSAFIAVAEELHFGRAAKRLQMAQPPLSQQIRQLEKELGVQLFERNTRSVRLTSAGESFLQPVRTVLDDLDTAVRAARAAGRGEYGRVTIGFAGASSHETLPLLTRAVRAAHPALELVMKGQTYADVALAGVADGSLDLGFVRLPVTRPGVQYRVIDEEELVCALPSDHPLARLERVPIEVLAEESFVSFPANTGSTVRDATVGACEAAGFNPRVVQEAPDSYTILALVAAGVGVTLTVTSCQHIQQNGLVYRPLAGPPIRLQAALAWRTDNPSAALRAVLAVAESALPTPVGD, encoded by the coding sequence ATGGAGCTGCGTCATCTGTCCGCGTTCATCGCAGTGGCCGAGGAGCTGCACTTCGGCCGGGCCGCCAAGCGCCTGCAGATGGCCCAGCCGCCGCTGAGTCAGCAGATCCGGCAGCTGGAGAAGGAGCTCGGCGTCCAGCTCTTCGAGCGCAACACCCGCTCGGTGCGGCTCACCAGCGCGGGGGAGTCGTTCCTCCAGCCGGTGCGGACCGTGCTCGACGACCTCGACACGGCGGTACGGGCCGCCAGGGCGGCCGGCCGCGGCGAGTACGGGCGGGTCACCATCGGCTTCGCCGGCGCCTCCAGCCACGAGACACTGCCGCTGCTCACCAGGGCGGTGCGCGCCGCCCATCCCGCCCTGGAACTGGTCATGAAAGGCCAGACGTACGCGGATGTCGCCCTCGCAGGAGTGGCGGACGGCTCGCTCGACCTCGGATTCGTCCGGCTGCCCGTGACCCGGCCGGGCGTGCAGTACCGGGTCATCGACGAGGAGGAGCTGGTCTGTGCCCTGCCCTCCGACCACCCGCTCGCCAGGCTGGAGCGGGTCCCGATCGAGGTGCTCGCCGAGGAATCTTTCGTCTCCTTCCCCGCCAACACCGGCTCCACCGTGCGGGACGCGACCGTCGGGGCGTGCGAGGCGGCCGGATTCAACCCGCGCGTGGTGCAGGAGGCCCCCGACTCGTACACCATCCTGGCCCTGGTCGCCGCGGGCGTCGGCGTGACGCTCACCGTCACCTCCTGCCAGCACATCCAGCAGAACGGCCTGGTCTACCGACCGCTCGCCGGGCCGCCGATCCGGCTTCAGGCGGCGCTGGCCTGGCGGACCGACAATCCGTCCGCCGCCCTGCGCGCGGTACTCGCTGTCGCGGAGAGCGCGCTGCCGACCCCGGTCGGGGATTGA
- a CDS encoding CoA transferase subunit A produces the protein MREAIASFVHDGDTVCLEGFTHLIPTAAGHEIIRQGRRDLTVVRMTADIVVDQMIAAGCVSRLVSSFVGNSSAGSLGELRRRVETGDPAPLVFEEYSHYGMICRYLAGSQRLPFYPLRSYGGSDLPSVNSDLRKVTSPYPGPDGEPEQIYVVPPVNPDVTIIHAQRADRRGNTQIWGLTGIQAEAVYAADKAIVVVEEIVDDEVIRSDPNRTLVPAHAVDAVVACPRGAHPSFAQGYYDRDNAFYRAWSQISKDPQRLQEWLDEWVRGTADHAEYVDRLGDEFWAGLAVGEALSEPVNYGRRL, from the coding sequence ATGAGGGAGGCCATCGCCTCCTTCGTCCACGACGGCGACACCGTCTGCCTCGAAGGTTTCACCCATCTCATCCCGACCGCCGCGGGCCACGAGATCATCCGCCAGGGCCGCCGCGACCTCACCGTCGTCCGGATGACCGCCGACATCGTCGTCGACCAGATGATCGCGGCGGGGTGTGTGTCGCGGCTGGTCTCCTCGTTCGTCGGCAACTCCTCGGCCGGTTCGCTCGGCGAGCTGCGACGGCGGGTGGAGACCGGCGATCCCGCGCCGCTCGTCTTCGAGGAGTACAGCCATTACGGCATGATCTGCCGCTATCTCGCCGGCTCCCAGCGGCTGCCGTTCTATCCGCTGCGCTCGTACGGCGGCAGCGATCTGCCGTCCGTCAACAGCGATCTGCGGAAGGTCACTTCGCCCTATCCGGGCCCGGACGGCGAACCCGAGCAGATCTACGTGGTGCCGCCCGTCAACCCGGATGTCACGATCATCCACGCCCAGCGGGCCGACCGTCGCGGCAACACCCAGATATGGGGCCTGACCGGCATCCAGGCCGAAGCCGTGTACGCGGCGGACAAGGCGATCGTCGTCGTGGAGGAGATAGTCGACGACGAGGTGATCCGCTCGGACCCGAACCGTACGCTCGTCCCGGCCCATGCGGTCGACGCCGTCGTCGCCTGCCCACGCGGTGCGCACCCCTCGTTCGCGCAGGGTTACTACGACCGGGACAACGCCTTCTACCGGGCCTGGTCGCAGATCAGCAAGGATCCGCAGCGGCTGCAGGAGTGGCTGGACGAGTGGGTGCGCGGGACGGCCGACCACGCCGAGTACGTCGACAGGCTCGGCGACGAGTTCTGGGCGGGTCTGGCGGTCGGCGAGGCGCTCAGCGAACCGGTGAACTACGGGCGGCGACTGTGA
- a CDS encoding CoA-transferase subunit beta encodes MTTVTSSELLSVVASRELVARRTVFAGIGLPTLATELAHLTVAPDIEVVYESGVCGAHPSHLPETIADAVLITGAEAVLSMPALFGCVLQGGHIDVGFLGAAQIDRHGNLNTSVIGDWDSPTVRLPGSGGGVEVMANSREVFVVMRRHTPRSFTATLDFCTTPGPDRALAEGIRPLGIGVTRVITELGILARAGIGEELRLVAVHPGVTVEQVRAATGWDLSVADTVETVPPPTAEELRLLREDVDPERVYLR; translated from the coding sequence ATGACCACCGTCACCTCGTCGGAGCTGCTCTCCGTCGTCGCCTCGCGCGAACTGGTCGCGCGCCGCACCGTGTTCGCCGGCATCGGCCTGCCGACCCTCGCCACGGAGCTGGCCCATCTGACGGTCGCTCCGGACATCGAGGTCGTGTACGAGTCCGGGGTCTGCGGCGCGCACCCCTCCCACCTGCCGGAGACCATCGCCGACGCCGTCCTCATCACGGGCGCCGAGGCGGTCCTCTCCATGCCGGCGCTCTTCGGCTGCGTACTGCAGGGCGGCCATATCGACGTCGGGTTCCTGGGGGCCGCGCAGATCGACCGCCACGGCAATCTCAACACCTCCGTGATCGGCGACTGGGACAGCCCGACGGTCCGGCTGCCCGGCTCCGGCGGCGGCGTCGAGGTGATGGCCAACTCCCGTGAGGTCTTCGTGGTGATGCGCCGTCACACCCCGCGCTCCTTCACCGCGACCCTCGACTTCTGCACCACGCCCGGGCCCGACCGGGCGCTCGCCGAGGGCATCCGGCCGCTGGGCATCGGCGTCACCCGGGTCATCACCGAACTGGGCATCCTGGCCCGCGCGGGCATCGGCGAGGAGCTGCGGCTCGTCGCCGTCCACCCGGGTGTCACGGTCGAACAGGTACGCGCGGCCACGGGCTGGGACCTGTCGGTCGCCGACACGGTGGAGACCGTACCGCCGCCGACCGCCGAGGAACTGCGGCTGCTGCGCGAGGACGTCGACCCCGAACGCGTCTATCTTCGCTGA